One window of Brevibacterium pigmentatum genomic DNA carries:
- a CDS encoding inorganic diphosphatase, with the protein MELLATIEIPQGSRNKYEVDHETGRVKLDRYLYTSMQYPADYGFIEDTLGNDGDPLDVLVLLPEPLFPGVLIDIRPIGMFQMEDEAGGDDKVLAVPAGDPRWDSYTDISHVDQFMLDSIEHFFNRYKDLEPGKYVKGSSWAGREAAEAEINASIERFKAEGH; encoded by the coding sequence ATGGAACTGTTGGCCACAATCGAGATCCCGCAGGGGTCCCGCAATAAGTACGAAGTCGATCATGAGACCGGTCGGGTCAAGCTCGATCGCTACCTCTACACCTCGATGCAGTACCCCGCCGATTACGGCTTCATCGAGGACACGCTCGGAAACGACGGCGACCCGCTCGATGTGCTCGTGCTGCTGCCCGAGCCGCTGTTCCCCGGTGTGCTCATCGACATCCGTCCCATCGGCATGTTCCAGATGGAAGACGAGGCCGGCGGCGATGACAAGGTCCTCGCCGTTCCCGCCGGAGATCCCCGCTGGGATTCCTATACCGACATCTCGCATGTGGACCAGTTCATGCTCGACTCGATCGAGCACTTCTTCAACCGGTACAAGGACCTCGAGCCCGGCAAGTACGTCAAGGGTTCGAGCTGGGCCGGTCGCGAAGCCGCCGAGGCGGAGATCAACGCCTCCATCGAACGATTCAAGGCCGAGGGCCACTGA
- a CDS encoding CPBP family intramembrane glutamic endopeptidase: MTTELEPQERKRLWFELGLIAALSLGQSAVYAIVRLADIATRGPISDAQAKLNTSISPRPGFDLIYQLLDIGFTLVPVALAIYLLSRDRPAQPLSTRLGVDGHRGRDLGHGVLIFLIIGIGTLGVYAGGRALGITAEIQPSNLGDHWWTIPVLLLSAAKNGIVEEVIIFGFGWLRLRQLGFGPWPIIISLALFRASYHLYQGIGPFIGNVAMGIIFGWYFLRKGRLMPLVWAHVIIDAVGFLAPGVLALVDIG, translated from the coding sequence ATGACGACCGAGCTCGAACCACAGGAGAGAAAGCGCCTGTGGTTCGAGCTCGGCCTCATTGCGGCCCTGTCGCTGGGCCAGTCGGCCGTCTATGCAATCGTGCGCCTGGCCGATATCGCCACCCGTGGGCCGATCAGCGACGCCCAGGCGAAGCTCAATACCTCGATCTCGCCCCGGCCGGGTTTCGACCTCATCTACCAGCTTCTCGACATCGGCTTCACCCTCGTTCCCGTCGCCCTCGCGATCTACCTGCTCAGCCGAGACCGGCCGGCGCAGCCGCTGTCGACCCGACTCGGAGTCGACGGGCACCGAGGGCGCGACCTCGGCCACGGTGTCCTCATCTTCCTCATCATCGGCATCGGCACCCTCGGGGTGTACGCGGGCGGCAGGGCACTGGGGATCACGGCCGAGATCCAGCCGTCCAACCTCGGCGATCATTGGTGGACGATTCCCGTCCTGCTGCTCTCGGCCGCGAAGAACGGGATCGTCGAAGAGGTCATCATCTTCGGTTTCGGGTGGCTGCGACTGCGGCAACTGGGGTTCGGGCCCTGGCCTATCATCATCTCCCTGGCTCTCTTCCGCGCCAGCTACCACCTCTACCAGGGCATCGGCCCGTTCATCGGCAACGTCGCCATGGGCATCATCTTCGGCTGGTACTTCCTGCGCAAGGGCAGACTCATGCCGCTGGTGTGGGCGCATGTCATCATCGACGCCGTCGGATTCCTCGCCCCGGGAGTGCTCGCCCTCGTCGACATCGGCTGA
- the dacB gene encoding D-alanyl-D-alanine carboxypeptidase/D-alanyl-D-alanine endopeptidase: MNDTDAPQNPSDSGSSRRDRKEGKSRRKKGGAITAGVIVLALGAYAAVDAYDLVPGLPSVLTTEPQVEVQTVPTPQAHAEQVPAPASAVDDSAPVPTQIPKTIDAVLKDSKVKGFGLEVRDGLSDDVLYAKDEMKPRTPASVTKVLTAAASLSAIGGEKRLATTTDFDVDTNTLTLTGGGDVLLSAGESDPGSVNGHAGLRTLAEDTAAALEKQNISEVALNLDTSRYVGKDFDSGWERADIAKGVITPIQPIMVDTAYVGSKDAEWRGRSEHPAKDAFSIFEKELKKTGVTVTEAAAESESEQPSESDDTSESAGTKELARVESATISEIVEYALVHSDNVVAEVLGNEVAIAQGKDGSLENGPEAVLEALGESVDLGRTHLVDTSGLSYDNRIAPHDLTTVLQASVVADDSLAGLVSYFPVGGLTGTLHDRFLDERNASGVVHAKTGTLSSVTSLAGGVLDAEGRYLVFSIQIDDVDKDKILEARKTVDDIVTALANCGCR, from the coding sequence TTGAACGACACTGATGCGCCGCAGAACCCGTCGGACTCCGGCTCGTCGCGCCGCGACCGCAAGGAGGGGAAGTCGCGGCGGAAGAAGGGCGGTGCGATCACCGCCGGCGTCATCGTGCTGGCTCTCGGTGCCTATGCCGCCGTCGACGCCTACGACCTCGTGCCCGGCCTGCCGAGCGTGCTGACCACCGAACCCCAGGTCGAGGTCCAGACCGTTCCCACCCCGCAGGCCCACGCCGAGCAGGTGCCCGCCCCCGCCTCGGCGGTCGACGACTCCGCTCCCGTTCCCACGCAGATCCCGAAGACGATCGACGCCGTGCTCAAGGACTCGAAGGTCAAGGGCTTCGGCCTCGAGGTCCGCGACGGGCTCAGCGACGATGTCCTCTACGCCAAGGACGAGATGAAACCGCGCACTCCCGCCTCGGTGACGAAGGTGCTCACCGCGGCCGCCTCCCTGTCCGCGATCGGCGGGGAGAAGCGCCTGGCGACGACGACGGACTTCGATGTCGACACGAACACCCTCACCCTCACCGGGGGAGGTGATGTTCTCCTGTCCGCCGGGGAGTCCGATCCCGGCTCGGTCAACGGGCACGCCGGCCTGCGGACCCTGGCCGAGGACACCGCGGCCGCCCTCGAGAAGCAGAACATCTCCGAGGTGGCCCTCAACCTGGATACGAGCAGGTACGTCGGTAAGGACTTCGACTCCGGCTGGGAGCGAGCCGATATCGCCAAGGGCGTGATCACCCCGATCCAGCCGATCATGGTCGACACCGCCTACGTCGGGTCGAAGGACGCCGAATGGCGCGGCCGCAGCGAACACCCGGCCAAGGATGCCTTCTCGATCTTCGAGAAGGAACTGAAGAAGACCGGGGTCACCGTCACCGAGGCGGCCGCCGAGTCCGAATCAGAGCAGCCGTCCGAATCCGATGACACATCCGAATCTGCGGGCACGAAGGAGCTCGCCCGAGTGGAATCGGCGACGATCTCCGAGATCGTCGAATACGCCCTCGTGCACAGCGACAATGTCGTCGCCGAGGTGCTCGGCAACGAGGTTGCCATCGCCCAGGGCAAGGACGGCAGCCTCGAGAACGGCCCCGAAGCGGTGCTGGAAGCCCTCGGCGAATCCGTCGATCTCGGGCGCACACACCTCGTCGACACATCAGGCCTGTCCTATGACAACCGGATCGCCCCACACGATCTCACGACCGTCCTGCAGGCCTCGGTCGTCGCCGATGACTCTTTGGCCGGACTCGTCAGCTACTTCCCCGTCGGGGGACTGACCGGCACCCTGCATGACCGCTTCCTCGATGAGAGGAACGCGTCGGGAGTGGTGCACGCGAAGACCGGAACACTGTCCTCCGTGACCTCCCTGGCCGGGGGAGTGCTCGACGCGGAGGGCCGCTACCTCGTATTCTCCATCCAGATCGACGACGTGGATAAGGACAAGATCTTGGAAGCCAGAAAGACCGTGGACGATATCGTCACCGCACTCGCGAATTGCGGCTGCCGATGA
- a CDS encoding PhoX family protein gives MRTFLPMADHVRGKRSPVTCALKCDNACLKATCNTSANGYFRDIVNAKLSRRAVLGASAAGALAIAVTTAPSPTARSAAAATAGSLAFTAIDPVQHEVDEFVVPEGYSWHPIVRWGDPLFPDSPKFDPENQSPEAQRRQFGYNNDFLSIQIDPDDSNRAVLFANQEYTNDAIMYPEDMDGADQRAISREAHGLTVAELIRTDEKSTWTIDVNGKKNRRFLIDTEYEFTGPAAGSDLLRTKDYPNGDKAQGTLGNCSGGLTPWGTLVSGEENFNSYFKAQGTSAADKRYGLDSEDSANGWEADVDRFDTNKPGYANEANRFGWIVEVDPWDPNSTPHKHTNMGRFKHEGANITISDSGHAVAYMGDDEKFDYLYKFVSKDTYVEGDREHNKTLLTDGDLYVAKFTGNSPKSEIDGSGEVPADGEFDGSGQWLPLVKDGKSQVSGFSVEEVLVNTRLAADKVGPTKMDRCEDVEPNPVNGRIYVACTNNSDRGTDGKAAADEANPRTENRDGHIVEITERSGDHTGTEFDWTLLLVCGDPKQGDATYFSGFPADQVSPISCPDNVAFDTAGNLWISTDGAPDGIGYCDGLFKVTIDGDQRGRVEQFLSVPREAEVCGPLVHDEYESAFVAVQHPGEDGSYADQHSQFPDYVDATDVDKGVAAMPRPTVVQVIKGDGGSAPDPTEPPKDQDSDADGTDEGAKDSDENGSSDGAGTGEDTDAKGDRTGTDADSSGSTAGSQDGAKDAAAAGAAASAGSDGGSGSGGSGGSGSGGGSSNGGSGSGGSGSGGSGSGGSGSGGGELPWTGTDSTLPLLGGGAGLLAAGGAMATAAHLRRKKADGTESEQGSPMETQGD, from the coding sequence ATGCGAACCTTTCTGCCGATGGCCGACCATGTGCGTGGCAAGCGCAGCCCCGTCACGTGCGCACTGAAGTGCGACAACGCCTGCCTCAAGGCCACCTGCAACACATCGGCAAATGGGTATTTCCGCGATATCGTCAATGCGAAGCTCAGCCGTCGCGCGGTTCTCGGTGCCTCGGCTGCAGGTGCCTTGGCCATCGCAGTGACCACTGCACCCAGCCCGACCGCACGCTCTGCCGCCGCAGCCACCGCAGGCAGTCTGGCCTTCACCGCCATCGACCCGGTCCAGCACGAGGTCGACGAATTCGTCGTCCCCGAAGGCTACTCCTGGCATCCGATCGTCCGCTGGGGAGACCCCTTGTTCCCCGACTCCCCGAAATTCGACCCGGAGAATCAGAGCCCAGAGGCGCAGCGCCGCCAGTTCGGCTACAACAACGACTTCCTGTCCATCCAGATCGACCCCGACGACTCCAACCGGGCCGTACTCTTCGCCAACCAGGAATACACGAACGACGCCATCATGTACCCCGAGGACATGGACGGAGCCGATCAGCGGGCGATCAGCCGTGAAGCCCACGGACTGACCGTTGCCGAACTCATCCGCACGGACGAGAAGTCGACGTGGACGATCGATGTCAACGGAAAGAAGAACCGCCGGTTCCTCATCGACACCGAGTACGAGTTCACCGGTCCCGCCGCCGGTTCCGATCTGCTGCGGACGAAGGACTACCCGAACGGTGACAAGGCGCAGGGCACTCTCGGCAACTGCTCGGGCGGGCTCACGCCCTGGGGCACTCTGGTGTCCGGTGAGGAGAACTTCAACTCGTACTTCAAGGCGCAGGGCACCTCGGCGGCCGATAAGCGCTACGGGCTCGACAGCGAAGACTCGGCCAACGGGTGGGAAGCCGATGTCGACCGATTCGATACGAACAAACCGGGCTACGCGAACGAAGCGAATCGGTTCGGCTGGATCGTCGAAGTCGACCCCTGGGACCCGAACTCCACCCCTCATAAGCACACGAACATGGGCCGCTTCAAACACGAAGGGGCGAACATCACGATCTCCGATTCGGGCCACGCCGTGGCCTATATGGGAGACGATGAGAAGTTCGACTACCTCTACAAGTTCGTCTCGAAGGACACCTACGTCGAGGGCGACCGCGAACACAACAAGACGCTGCTGACCGACGGCGACCTCTACGTCGCGAAGTTCACCGGCAACTCACCGAAGTCCGAGATCGACGGCAGCGGTGAGGTGCCCGCCGACGGCGAGTTCGACGGCAGCGGACAGTGGCTTCCGCTGGTCAAGGATGGCAAGTCGCAGGTGTCGGGATTCTCCGTCGAAGAGGTCCTCGTCAACACCCGTCTGGCCGCCGACAAGGTCGGGCCGACGAAGATGGACCGCTGCGAAGACGTCGAACCGAACCCGGTCAACGGCCGCATCTACGTCGCCTGCACGAACAACTCCGACCGCGGCACCGACGGGAAGGCCGCCGCAGATGAGGCCAATCCGCGCACGGAGAACCGCGACGGGCACATCGTCGAGATCACCGAGCGCTCCGGCGATCATACGGGCACCGAATTCGACTGGACGCTGCTGTTGGTCTGCGGAGACCCGAAGCAGGGCGACGCCACCTACTTCTCCGGCTTCCCCGCCGATCAGGTCTCACCGATCTCCTGCCCGGACAATGTCGCCTTCGATACTGCCGGAAACCTGTGGATCTCCACCGACGGTGCTCCCGACGGCATCGGCTACTGCGACGGTCTGTTCAAGGTCACGATCGACGGTGACCAGCGCGGTCGGGTCGAACAGTTCCTGTCCGTGCCTCGCGAAGCCGAGGTCTGCGGACCACTCGTCCACGATGAGTATGAGTCAGCTTTCGTTGCGGTCCAGCACCCAGGTGAGGACGGCTCCTATGCCGATCAGCACTCGCAGTTCCCCGATTATGTCGACGCGACCGATGTCGATAAGGGAGTGGCCGCGATGCCGCGGCCCACGGTCGTGCAGGTCATCAAGGGCGACGGCGGATCGGCACCGGATCCGACTGAACCGCCGAAGGACCAGGACTCCGACGCCGACGGCACAGATGAAGGGGCCAAGGACTCGGATGAGAACGGCAGCTCAGATGGTGCCGGAACGGGTGAGGACACCGATGCCAAGGGCGACAGGACCGGAACGGATGCCGACAGCTCCGGATCGACTGCCGGGTCGCAGGACGGCGCGAAGGATGCCGCAGCAGCTGGTGCGGCCGCGAGCGCCGGAAGCGACGGCGGCTCCGGTTCGGGCGGTTCAGGCGGCTCCGGCTCGGGCGGCGGTTCTTCGAACGGCGGTTCGGGTTCAGGCGGCTCGGGTTCAGGTGGGTCCGGTTCAGGTGGGTCCGGCTCGGGCGGCGGTGAACTGCCGTGGACCGGCACTGACAGCACTCTGCCGCTGCTCGGCGGCGGAGCAGGTCTCCTCGCCGCCGGCGGTGCGATGGCGACGGCCGCTCATCTGCGCCGGAAGAAAGCAGACGGGACGGAAAGCGAGCAGGGATCGCCGATGGAGACTCAGGGCGACTGA
- a CDS encoding VOC family protein translates to MKLDHVSYASEPDGYRATAERIAEKLGVAPYDGGVHPRFGTRNLIFPLANGHYLEVVEALEHPAALSTPFGQAVRARSELGGGWMGWCVSVDDLTAVETRLERKAVDGNRTPESGLELRWLQIGVKGLIADPQLPFFIKWSADSSQHPSTYKTNEDVAIDTLQIAGDRDRLRDWLGTQDAKPISEINIDWSAPHGTPGIMSVSFNTENGPVTI, encoded by the coding sequence ATGAAACTCGATCATGTGTCATACGCCAGTGAACCTGACGGCTATCGTGCTACCGCCGAGCGGATTGCGGAGAAGCTCGGAGTGGCTCCCTACGACGGCGGTGTGCATCCTCGATTCGGCACCAGAAACCTCATCTTCCCTCTAGCGAACGGCCATTACCTCGAAGTCGTGGAAGCCTTGGAGCATCCGGCCGCTCTCTCGACACCCTTCGGCCAGGCAGTCCGGGCTCGTTCCGAGCTCGGCGGCGGCTGGATGGGCTGGTGCGTCTCGGTCGACGATCTCACCGCAGTCGAAACTCGCCTCGAACGCAAAGCCGTCGACGGAAACCGCACACCGGAGTCCGGTTTGGAACTCAGGTGGCTGCAGATCGGCGTCAAGGGGCTCATCGCCGACCCCCAGCTGCCGTTCTTCATCAAGTGGTCCGCCGATTCCTCGCAGCATCCTTCGACGTACAAGACGAATGAGGACGTCGCCATCGACACCCTGCAGATCGCCGGGGACCGCGATCGTCTGCGCGATTGGCTGGGCACTCAGGATGCCAAGCCGATCTCGGAGATCAACATCGACTGGTCCGCACCCCACGGGACGCCGGGCATCATGTCGGTGAGCTTCAACACGGAGAACGGCCCCGTCACCATCTGA
- a CDS encoding zinc-dependent metalloprotease, which yields MIIDEDFAARTARELVSAAKVPEPGVLDTLVEGMKDNALTAQDLVLDSFLLPPEHADDVRGRLAAASVLVLDQVSWVKANAQSVNGMLDEAALPAPVSPATAMAGAVEVAGVLSLLSTRVLGQFDPFAVETGRLMFVAPAVLIAEKAMDVDPRDFRMWVALHEATHQVQFATAPWLREHMRTLLSGAVSTRLTMPGVGGIVDLFATLGRIVKGEASIIDLIRDEKMRNALDEATAILSLLEGHADVVMDEVGVGVIPSVRTLRRRFEARRDAAQGGFLTNLLGMDLKLAQYRDGAKFVRAVRREVGQKGFSRIYARPENLPRTAEIHEPHLWLDRVHG from the coding sequence ATGATCATCGATGAGGACTTCGCCGCCCGCACCGCCCGTGAGCTCGTCTCCGCGGCGAAGGTCCCCGAACCGGGTGTCCTCGACACACTCGTCGAGGGGATGAAGGACAACGCACTGACCGCTCAGGACCTCGTCCTCGACTCGTTTCTGCTGCCGCCGGAACACGCCGATGATGTGCGCGGCCGGCTCGCCGCCGCTTCCGTGCTCGTCCTCGACCAGGTCAGCTGGGTCAAAGCCAATGCCCAATCAGTCAACGGAATGCTCGACGAGGCGGCCCTGCCCGCCCCGGTCAGCCCCGCCACCGCGATGGCCGGTGCCGTCGAGGTCGCCGGGGTGCTCTCGCTCCTGTCGACACGCGTGCTCGGCCAGTTCGATCCCTTCGCCGTTGAGACGGGACGGCTGATGTTCGTCGCCCCGGCCGTGCTCATCGCCGAGAAGGCCATGGACGTCGATCCGCGTGACTTCCGCATGTGGGTGGCCCTCCACGAAGCCACCCACCAAGTGCAGTTCGCGACGGCGCCCTGGCTGCGCGAGCATATGCGCACCCTGCTCTCCGGAGCCGTGTCGACCCGGCTGACGATGCCCGGAGTCGGCGGGATCGTCGACCTCTTCGCCACCCTCGGGCGCATCGTCAAAGGCGAGGCCAGCATCATCGACCTCATCCGCGACGAGAAGATGCGCAATGCTCTCGACGAGGCCACCGCGATCCTGTCCCTGCTCGAAGGCCACGCCGATGTCGTCATGGACGAGGTGGGCGTCGGAGTCATCCCGAGCGTGCGCACACTGCGTCGCAGGTTCGAGGCCCGTCGCGACGCCGCCCAAGGCGGGTTCCTCACCAATCTGCTCGGGATGGATCTCAAGCTCGCGCAGTATCGCGACGGGGCGAAGTTCGTCCGCGCCGTCCGCCGTGAGGTCGGGCAGAAGGGCTTCTCCCGCATCTACGCGAGACCTGAGAACCTCCCCCGCACAGCCGAGATCCACGAACCGCACCTCTGGCTCGACCGTGTCCACGGCTGA
- the tilS gene encoding tRNA lysidine(34) synthetase TilS — MSTADGSSAGSSPRRPTLDPASGAIRGAVRAALKAAGTAEPGVIVAVSGGADSMALLHATAFLHRRGEIRARAVTVDHGLQTVTAEVAARVAGTAESWGVPAEVMTVSIDAGDEGVEAAARAARYSALETARVQAGADWILTAHTRSDQAETVLLGLMRGSGTRSLAGMSPLNGHLMRPLLGLDRDQTEASCQAQGIEIWNDPMNADTAFTRVRARQLLAGLEAELGQPITANLARTADLCRADADFIEARAEAAGQTIRGAASVPVEDFTALDEAVLSRVVRDWVISLGVPGQNLGAVRVAELCALIRDRSRGRLSLPGDTEVVVSGGQVVFQAAAKAR, encoded by the coding sequence GTGTCCACGGCTGACGGCTCGTCTGCCGGTTCCTCGCCGAGGCGGCCCACCCTCGACCCGGCCAGCGGAGCCATCCGAGGCGCCGTCCGGGCGGCACTGAAGGCGGCCGGAACAGCAGAGCCGGGAGTCATCGTCGCGGTGTCCGGGGGAGCGGATTCGATGGCCCTGCTGCACGCGACAGCGTTCCTCCACCGTCGCGGTGAGATCCGTGCCCGTGCCGTCACCGTCGACCACGGTCTCCAGACCGTCACCGCCGAGGTGGCCGCCCGGGTCGCCGGCACCGCCGAATCGTGGGGTGTGCCCGCCGAAGTGATGACCGTGAGCATCGACGCCGGTGACGAAGGCGTCGAAGCCGCGGCACGCGCCGCCCGCTATTCCGCCCTCGAAACCGCACGGGTCCAGGCCGGAGCCGATTGGATCCTCACCGCCCACACCCGCAGCGACCAGGCCGAAACCGTTCTGCTCGGCCTCATGCGCGGATCGGGCACCCGGTCCCTGGCAGGGATGAGCCCACTGAACGGACACCTCATGCGCCCCCTGCTCGGCCTCGACCGGGACCAGACCGAAGCCTCCTGCCAGGCCCAGGGAATCGAAATCTGGAACGACCCGATGAACGCCGACACCGCGTTCACCCGAGTCCGAGCCCGGCAGCTGCTGGCCGGACTCGAAGCCGAACTCGGCCAGCCGATCACCGCGAACCTCGCCCGCACCGCAGACCTGTGCCGGGCCGACGCCGATTTCATCGAAGCCCGCGCCGAGGCGGCCGGGCAGACGATCAGGGGAGCCGCCTCGGTGCCGGTGGAGGACTTCACCGCACTCGACGAGGCCGTGCTCAGCCGGGTCGTACGCGACTGGGTGATCTCACTCGGCGTGCCCGGACAGAACCTCGGAGCGGTGCGCGTCGCCGAACTCTGCGCCCTCATCCGCGACCGCAGCCGCGGTCGCCTGTCCCTGCCCGGAGACACGGAAGTCGTCGTCTCCGGCGGCCAGGTCGTGTTCCAAGCCGCGGCGAAGGCCCGCTGA